A single region of the Oceanidesulfovibrio indonesiensis genome encodes:
- a CDS encoding DNA primase family protein: MSKKEEKSMPKKGSNVKNQKKVPKKRVIPSLDEFGIAKRLFVANHERLRFQTDAQTLLAWDGTQYSRLPHVAEGLAKATIEKVEQEFAPGDIIVTLDGNEVPAKDFFKFLKKARTTGMIRKALWLMRLCEELHCKLADFNADQYVLNCENGLLNLKDGSLAPHSPDQLVTKLAPVRWNPKTKCPRWERFIKDITSDNPELAAYLQRLFGYCLSGSTQEEVMPILYGSGANGKSIFLARIRAILGPEYALTLGTNSILNSRFHGIRCDLRQLEGARVAFAIEVNKGHTLDEAVIKSITGGDQISARAMRENPVQFTPQAKILMAVNHLPGFVGNDRGIRRRLQVVPFLAEFDGSRRKEEIDAELDAESEGILAWAVTGFQQWLKEGLNPPQIVRDATEAYFTTNDHIAEFLEERTVRVSGEKTPVRMVFESYEGWARASGTQSVGLHRFSDLLRSKGFVQVRDNTTRFWADLVLRSVE; the protein is encoded by the coding sequence GCTTCCAGACCGACGCCCAAACGCTCCTGGCTTGGGACGGCACTCAGTACTCCCGTCTGCCTCACGTCGCTGAGGGCCTCGCCAAGGCGACCATCGAGAAAGTCGAACAGGAGTTCGCCCCTGGCGACATCATCGTCACCCTCGACGGCAACGAGGTCCCTGCCAAGGACTTCTTCAAGTTCCTGAAGAAGGCGCGCACCACGGGCATGATACGCAAGGCCCTCTGGCTGATGCGCCTCTGCGAAGAGCTTCACTGCAAGCTGGCGGACTTCAACGCCGACCAGTACGTGCTGAACTGCGAGAACGGCCTTCTCAACCTCAAGGACGGCTCGCTCGCGCCCCACAGCCCTGACCAGCTCGTGACCAAGCTCGCTCCGGTCCGTTGGAACCCCAAGACCAAGTGCCCCCGTTGGGAGCGCTTCATCAAGGACATCACCAGCGACAATCCCGAGCTTGCGGCCTACCTGCAACGCCTGTTCGGTTATTGTCTCTCCGGCAGCACCCAGGAGGAGGTCATGCCGATCCTCTATGGCTCTGGGGCGAATGGAAAGTCGATATTTCTCGCTCGCATTCGGGCCATCCTCGGTCCCGAATACGCCTTGACCCTCGGCACCAACTCCATCCTCAACAGCCGCTTCCATGGCATTCGCTGCGACTTGCGCCAGCTGGAAGGCGCTCGCGTGGCCTTCGCCATCGAGGTCAACAAGGGCCACACCCTGGACGAAGCGGTTATAAAGTCCATTACCGGCGGCGATCAAATCTCCGCCCGCGCCATGCGCGAAAACCCGGTCCAGTTCACCCCGCAGGCAAAAATCCTCATGGCGGTGAACCACTTGCCAGGCTTCGTGGGCAATGACCGCGGCATTCGTCGCCGCCTTCAAGTGGTCCCCTTCCTGGCAGAGTTCGACGGCTCCCGTCGCAAGGAGGAGATCGATGCCGAACTGGACGCCGAGTCCGAGGGCATCCTGGCTTGGGCGGTGACTGGTTTTCAGCAGTGGCTCAAGGAGGGCCTGAATCCCCCCCAAATCGTCCGCGACGCCACGGAAGCCTACTTCACCACCAACGACCACATCGCCGAGTTCCTTGAGGAGCGCACCGTCCGCGTTTCTGGGGAGAAGACCCCCGTGCGCATGGTTTTCGAGAGCTATGAGGGTTGGGCCCGTGCCTCCGGCACCCAGTCCGTCGGTCTGCATCGCTTCAGCGATCTGCTGCGCTCCAAGGGATTCGTTCAAGTACGCGATAATACAACACGTTTTTGGGCGGACCTAGTGCTGCGCTCCGTCGAATAA